A portion of the Coregonus clupeaformis isolate EN_2021a unplaced genomic scaffold, ASM2061545v1 scaf0237, whole genome shotgun sequence genome contains these proteins:
- the LOC123484223 gene encoding extensin-like, with product MQGARRRGRIKMEEVEDEMVKMGRGVFRVQPYPRDIRAPPPVSPALPQCKVFQCVSSVSFDQQSPALPAGLQPYPSPVCSSPTSSVPSSPTPVFSSPTPVWQKFQPHPHPQPYPSGVISAASTHQCVSSPTQVFQPTPGPPAPTSASTPVFQPHPSEHSSPNPTGLQPHPVYLQPHPSVVPAPPQSLQPYPQGNFQPHPSATLQPHPSRLQPHLQCILQPHPQRISRPPPPVVDVQPPPQVSPASHPSVSSPTPVCIFQPHPPVYLQPHPQCVPFIDFQPPQCVSPAPPLSPYSVWISGSPPPCAPALPQQRLQPYPVSRPPVQPHPSVLQPYPRAPPHPRGQPPQECHLSPPHPSVSQCVPSPTPVASSPTPVCSSPTPGLHPYPSPAHPSSCLQPTPVSSPTPVSPPHQCLQTPTPVCLQPPQSQPYPSVSSPYPQCVQAAYPSASSPTPVYLSHPSVSALPPVIPALTPSVSPAPPQCAPAPTPVCLQPPPSVSPAPPQCVSCLQPYPMSPAYPSVSSPTPVPTPVSPAYSQCLQPHPSVSQPYPSVSSPTPVSPSPTPSVSSPTQCIPSPTPRYSPAPTPSPYPSVRQPYPSVSSPTPSTLPQCVSSPTPVCPSPTPVCSSPTPSVSSPYPSVLSALPQCVSAPTPPVSPAYPSVSQPYPQCLQPYPQCVQPHPSISSPTPVFQPTPSVSSPTPVCLQPYPSVSPAPTPVSQPYPSVSASSPTPVCPKPLPQYLQPYPSVSSAPPQFPALPQCLQPYPQCLQPYPSCLQPLPPVSSPQPYPPVFQPYPAEFLSPYPSVSQPTQCIPSPYPRMYLQPYPSVSSPTPVYSQPLPQCSSPAPQCVSSPTPVHQPYPQCDPPALPQCIPSPTPQCVSSPTPVSPALPPSVSPALPQCIPSPYPQCLQPYPSVFPALPPVYIQCISSPYPSPKPYPQCLPTWFFVCCAALLSAAGL from the exons ATGCAAGGAGCGCGACGAAGAGGCAGGATCaagatggaggaagtagaggatGAGATGGTGAAGATGGGTAGGGG TGTGTTCCGTGTTCAGCCCTACCCCAGGGACATCCGAGCCCCACCCCCAGTgtctccagccctaccccagtgtAAGGtcttccagtgtgtgtccagtgtgtctttCGACCAGCAAAGCCCAGCCCTACCCGCAGgtctccagccctaccccagCCCAGTGTGCTCCAGCCCCACCTCCAGTGTGCCTTCCAGCCCCACCCCAGTGTTCTCCAGCCCCACCCCAGTGTGGCAGAAGTTCCAGCCCCACCCCCA TCCGCAGCCCTACCCCAGCGGGGTCATCTCCGCAGCCTCTACCCACCAGTGTGTCTCCAGCCCCACCCAGGTGTTCCAGCCCACCCCAGGGCCTCCAGCCCCAACCTCAG CCTCTACCCCAGTGTTCCAGCCCCACCCCAGTGAACACTCCAGCCCCAATCCCACAGGCCTCCAGCCCCACCCAGTGTATCTCCAGCCCCACCCCAGTGTAGTCCCAGCCCCACCCCAAAGCCTCCAGCCCTACCCCCAGGGTAACTTCCAGCCCCACCCCAGTGCAACACTCCAGCCCCACCCCAGCAGACTCCAGCCCCACCTACAGTGTATCCTCCAGCCCCACCCCCAGCGTATCTCCAGACCCCCACCCCCAGTGGTGGATGTCCAGCCCCCACCCCAGGTGTCTCCAGCCTCCCACCCCAGTGTCTCCAGCCCCACCCCAGTGTGTATCTTCCAGCCCCACCCCCCAGTGTATCTCCAGCCCCACCCCCAGTGTGTTCCGTTCATAGACTTCCAGCCCCCCCAGTGTGTGTCTCCAGCCCCACCTCTTAGT CCCTACTCAGTGTGGATCTCCGGGAGCCCCCCACCCTGTGCTCCAGCCCTACCCCAGCAAAGGCTCCAGCCCTACCCAGTGTCCAGACCCCCTGTCCAGCCCCACCCCAGTGTTCTCCAGCCCTACCCCAGGGCTCCACCCCACCCCCGGGGTCAGCCACCCCAGGAGTGTCACCTGTCTCCACCCCACCCCAGCGTTTCCCAGTGTGTTCCCAGCCCCACCCCAGTGGCATCCAGCCCCACCCCAGTGTGCTCCAGCCCCACCCCAGGTCTCCACCCCTACCCCAGTCCAGCCCACCCCAGCAGTTGTCTCCAGCCTACCCCAGTGtccagccctaccccagtgtCTCCACCCCACCAGTGTCTCCAAACCCCCACCCCAGTGTGTCTCCAGCCCCCCCAGTCTCAGCCCTACCCCAGTGTGTCCAGCCCCTACCCCCAGTGTGTCCAAGCAGCCTACCCCAGTGCCTCCAGCCCCACCCCAGTGTACCTGTCCCACCCCAGTGTGTCTGCCCTACCCCCAGTGATCCCAGCCCTCACCCCCAGTGTGTCTCCAGCCCCACCCCAGTGTGCTCCAGCCCCTACCCCAGTGTGTCTCCAGCCCCCTCCCAGTGTGTCTCCAGCCCCACCCCAGTGTGTCTCGTGTCTCCAGCCCTACCCCATGTCTCCAGCCTACCCCAGTgtctccagccctaccccagt ccctaccccagtgtCTCCAGCCTACTCCCAGTGTCTCCAGCCCCACCCCAGTGTGTCTCAGCCCTACCCCAGTgtctccagccctaccccagtgtCTCCCAGCCCTACCCCCAGTGTGTCCAGCCCCACCCAGTGTATCCCCAGCCCTACCCCCAGGTATTCCCCAGCCCCTACCCCCAGT ccctaccccagtgtTCGCCAGCCCTACCCCAGTGTCTCCAGCCCTACCCCATCCACCCTACCCCAGTGTgtctccagccctaccccagtgtGTCCCAGCCCCACCCCAGTGTGCTCCAGCCCCACCCCCAGTGTCTCCAGCCCCTACCCCAGTGTTCTCTCAGCCCTGCCCCAGTGTGTCTCAGCCCCTACCCCCCCAGTGTCTCCAGCCTACCCCAGTGTCTCCCAGCCCTACCCCCAGTGTCTCCAGCCCTACCCCCAGTGTGTCCAGCCCCACCCCAGTATCTCCAGCCCCACCCCAGTGTTCCAGCCCACCCCCAGTgtctccagccctaccccagtgtgtctccagccctaccccagtgtGTCTCCAGCCCCTACCCCAGTGTCCCAGCCCTACCCCAGTGTCTCAGCCTCCAG CCCTACCCCAGTGTGTCCCAAGCCCCTACCCCAGTAtctccagccctaccccagtgtGTCCTCAGCCCCACCCCAGTTCCCAGCCCTACCCCAGTGTCTCCAGCCCTACCCCCAGTgtctccagccctaccccagt TGTCTCCAGCCCCTACCCCCAGTGTCCAGCCCCCAGCCCTACCCCCCAGTGTTCCAGCCCTACCCAGCAGAATTTCTCAGCCCCTACCCCAGTGTGTCCCAGCCCACTCAGTGTATCCCCAGCCCCTACCCCAGAATGTAtctccagccctaccccagtgtctccagccctaccccagtgtACTCCCAGCCCCTACCCCAGTGTTCCAGCCCTGCCCCCCAGTGTgtctccagccctaccccagtACACCAGCCCTACCCCCAGTGTGATCCCCCAGCCCTACCCCAGTGTATCCCCAGCCCTACCCCCCAGTGTgtctccagccctaccccagtgtCTCCAGCCCTACCCCCCAGTGTATCCCCAGCCCTACCCCAGTGTATCCCCAGCCCCTACCCCCAGTgtctccagccctaccccagtgtGTTCCCAGCCCTACCCCCAGTGTATATCCAGTGTATCTCCAGCCCCTACCCCAGCCCTAAACCCTACCCCCAGTGTCTCCCTACCTGGTTTTTTGTCTGCTGCGCTGCCTTGCTCTCTGCTGCTGGACTGTAG